Proteins encoded by one window of Sorangium aterium:
- a CDS encoding thrombospondin type 3 repeat-containing protein gives MTFPALPWMSRHLAHAGAARRGILPLLAGLLALVALAPRPASATLWDTDNDEVANAVDNCPGVSNRSQYDGDGDGLGDACDDDDDNDGISDDADLDDDNDGLADTADKCPTIPTPMAADPDADSDNDGVPNVCDNCDTDRNEDQLDSDSDGRGNICETDNDADGDTDFNDNCLNVSNADQRNADGDNYGDVCDNCPGASNNDQRDRDNDGVGDDCDNCANAPNTDQHNPDGDLFGDVCDNCPDAANTNQNDRDHDGIGDACDNCPDSATTNQADGDGDGVGDACDNCPDTPNRGQEDVDHDGVGDACDNCRDRANTDQANRDGDTVGDACDNCPGSRNDDQVDDDRDGTGDACDNCLGRQNDQQNEDGDAFGNACDLCPYVATLTQVDTDGDGFGDACDNCPRLITANQADGDGDNVGNACDNCPEVANADQIDSDGDGLGNACDNCASIANAGQLDDDHDGVGNVCDNCPSTPNRPSGTNAQDDSDGDRIGDACDNCPTTANASQTNTDAATGDTLGDACDDDDDADGVPDTADNCPTEPNTSQRNTDRNLPGGDALGDACDNDDDADGVPDATDNCPLQRNLDQTNTDEDLTDGDGFGDACDDDDDADGVPDVNDNCVTTPNSAQANTDLHLPGGDALGDACDTDDDADGVPDAADNCQFAPNSTQINTDQSLAGGDALGDACDTDDDADGVPDATDNCITTPNPGQENNPKNGPEDALGDACDDDDDNDRVLDVDDNCQYDINTNQVNTDRAHGDGDDAGDVCDDDDDDDLLTDAEEAALRTDPTSVDSDGDTIGDFEEVLNRDNPADPVNNTDDDAFIDAVDPDSDGDEVLDSEEAGDALLNTPAVDTDGDGTPDYRDTDSDDDGVLDGDDNCRLMQNPPPAPGEPQVDTDGDGKGDVCDGDSDNDGKLDVDDNCPSVANAGQEDADRDGTGDACDPDGDPDADGVINDDDNCDFAANPPPAPGEPQSDLDNDGLGDPCDDDADGDSIANADDNCPLIVNAQQEDADGDRHGDVCDNCPLLANPGQEDTNGDDLGDACDPDGDGEVTETDNCPSVANPEQTDTDKDGVGDACETPDTTSGGGGGAGGAGGAGGMGGAGGEAVTTTTATSGGGTSPDFQGGCDCRMGRTPMPREAWGMLLILAAVLRRGGRRQPRRAA, from the coding sequence ATGACTTTCCCCGCCTTGCCCTGGATGTCCCGCCACCTCGCGCACGCCGGCGCCGCGCGACGCGGGATCTTGCCGCTGCTCGCGGGCCTGCTCGCGCTCGTGGCGCTCGCGCCCCGGCCGGCGAGCGCGACGCTGTGGGACACGGACAACGACGAGGTCGCGAACGCCGTCGACAACTGCCCTGGGGTCAGCAACCGAAGCCAGTACGACGGCGATGGCGACGGTCTGGGCGACGCCTGCGACGATGACGACGACAACGACGGCATCTCGGATGACGCGGATCTCGACGACGACAACGACGGGCTAGCGGACACTGCCGACAAGTGTCCGACGATTCCCACGCCCATGGCAGCGGATCCAGACGCTGACAGCGATAACGACGGCGTGCCGAACGTCTGCGACAACTGCGACACGGACCGCAACGAGGATCAGCTCGACAGCGATAGCGACGGGCGCGGGAACATCTGCGAGACCGACAACGACGCGGATGGCGACACCGACTTCAACGACAATTGCCTCAACGTCTCGAACGCCGACCAGCGCAATGCCGATGGCGACAACTACGGCGACGTCTGCGACAACTGCCCTGGTGCATCCAACAACGATCAGCGGGACAGAGACAACGATGGCGTCGGAGACGACTGCGATAACTGCGCAAACGCACCGAACACCGATCAGCACAACCCTGACGGCGACCTCTTCGGCGACGTGTGCGACAACTGTCCTGACGCGGCCAATACCAACCAGAATGACAGGGATCATGACGGGATCGGCGACGCGTGCGACAACTGCCCGGACTCGGCGACGACGAACCAGGCTGACGGCGATGGCGACGGGGTCGGCGACGCGTGCGACAACTGCCCGGACACGCCCAACCGCGGCCAGGAAGACGTGGATCACGACGGGGTCGGCGACGCGTGCGACAACTGCCGAGACCGCGCGAACACGGACCAGGCGAACAGGGACGGCGACACGGTCGGCGACGCGTGCGACAACTGCCCTGGCTCGCGCAACGACGACCAGGTTGACGACGACCGTGACGGGACGGGCGACGCGTGCGACAACTGCCTGGGCCGCCAGAACGATCAGCAAAACGAGGACGGCGACGCCTTCGGAAACGCGTGCGACCTCTGCCCGTACGTGGCAACCCTGACCCAGGTCGACACCGACGGCGACGGCTTCGGTGACGCGTGCGACAACTGCCCACGCCTCATCACCGCGAACCAGGCCGATGGCGACGGGGACAATGTCGGCAACGCGTGCGACAATTGCCCTGAGGTCGCCAACGCCGACCAGATCGACAGCGACGGCGACGGCCTCGGCAACGCGTGCGACAACTGCGCCAGCATCGCCAACGCCGGCCAGCTCGACGATGATCACGATGGGGTCGGCAACGTCTGCGACAATTGCCCCTCGACGCCGAACAGGCCGAGCGGGACGAACGCGCAGGACGACAGCGATGGGGACCGGATAGGCGACGCGTGCGACAACTGCCCGACCACGGCGAACGCGAGCCAGACGAACACCGACGCTGCCACCGGCGACACGCTGGGCGACGCGTGCGATGACGACGACGACGCCGACGGCGTGCCCGACACCGCCGACAACTGCCCGACCGAGCCGAACACGAGCCAGCGCAACACGGACCGGAACCTGCCCGGCGGCGACGCGCTGGGCGACGCGTGCGACAACGACGACGACGCCGACGGCGTACCCGACGCCACCGACAACTGTCCGCTCCAGCGCAACCTCGATCAGACGAACACGGACGAGGACCTGACCGACGGCGACGGGTTCGGCGACGCGTGCGATGACGACGACGACGCCGACGGCGTGCCCGATGTGAACGACAATTGCGTCACGACGCCGAACAGCGCCCAGGCCAACACCGATCTGCACCTGCCCGGCGGCGACGCGCTGGGCGACGCATGCGACACCGACGACGACGCCGACGGCGTACCCGACGCCGCCGACAACTGCCAGTTCGCACCGAACAGCACGCAGATCAACACCGACCAGAGCCTCGCCGGTGGCGACGCGCTGGGCGACGCGTGCGACACCGACGACGACGCCGACGGCGTGCCCGACGCCACCGACAACTGCATCACCACCCCGAACCCGGGGCAGGAGAACAACCCGAAGAACGGGCCCGAAGACGCGCTTGGCGACGCGTGCGACGATGACGACGACAACGATCGCGTCCTCGACGTCGACGACAACTGCCAGTACGACATCAACACCAACCAGGTCAACACCGACCGCGCCCATGGCGATGGCGATGACGCCGGCGACGTCTGCGACGACGACGACGACGACGATCTCCTCACGGACGCGGAGGAGGCGGCGCTCCGGACCGATCCGACGAGCGTCGACTCCGACGGCGACACCATCGGGGACTTCGAGGAGGTGTTGAACCGCGACAATCCCGCCGATCCGGTCAACAACACCGACGATGACGCGTTCATCGACGCCGTGGACCCTGACAGCGACGGCGACGAGGTGCTCGACTCCGAAGAGGCCGGGGATGCTCTGCTGAACACGCCGGCAGTCGACACAGACGGCGATGGGACGCCGGACTACCGGGACACCGACTCGGACGACGATGGCGTGCTCGACGGCGACGACAACTGCCGCCTCATGCAGAACCCGCCGCCTGCGCCGGGCGAGCCGCAGGTCGACACCGATGGCGACGGCAAGGGCGACGTGTGCGACGGCGACTCGGACAACGACGGCAAGCTCGACGTCGACGACAACTGCCCGAGCGTGGCGAACGCCGGGCAGGAGGACGCCGACCGCGACGGCACCGGCGACGCGTGTGATCCAGACGGCGATCCGGACGCCGACGGGGTGATCAACGACGACGACAACTGCGATTTCGCGGCGAACCCGCCGCCTGCGCCGGGCGAGCCGCAGTCCGACCTCGACAACGACGGCCTCGGCGATCCCTGCGATGATGACGCCGACGGCGACTCGATAGCGAACGCGGACGACAATTGCCCGCTGATCGTGAATGCCCAGCAGGAAGACGCCGACGGCGACCGCCACGGCGACGTCTGCGACAATTGCCCGCTCCTCGCGAACCCTGGGCAGGAAGACACGAACGGCGATGATCTCGGCGATGCCTGCGATCCCGACGGCGACGGTGAGGTGACCGAGACCGACAACTGCCCGAGCGTGGCGAACCCCGAGCAGACCGACACGGACAAGGACGGCGTGGGCGATGCTTGCGAGACGCCGGATACGACCAGCGGCGGCGGCGGAGGGGCCGGGGGAGCGGGCGGCGCTGGCGGCATGGGCGGCGCCGGCGGTGAGGCCGTGACGACGACGACGGCGACGAGCGGCGGCGGGACGTCGCCCGATTTCCAAGGCGGCTGCGACTGCCGCATGGGACGTACGCCGATGCCCCGGGAGGCGTGGGGGATGCTGCTGATCCTCGCCGCCGTGCTCCGGCGGGGAGGCCGGCGGCAGCCGCGACGGGCGGCGTGA
- a CDS encoding OmpA family protein — MRPSSVAAVASTAVLMTLAGASRGQSTGGFSLDRFEPAPAGDAFFGVPSPAAPGHLAPRAYVMLDYAHRPIHTSGDTPVDLVSSQTFLRLDASLALWDRLLLSIDAPLAVAQGGDDPGIPGVEFTELTAPELGDLRFGARLRVLGKDAGPFQLGIGGYLFAPTGSPAQYTGDAEARGAVHASLGGRVGSAESSLGFLWSASGGVELGGGPNRPQRLTFGGAAGLLIGGDLLQLGAEAYGGAPLGEELLLSSTPVQRDQASVNAELLFGAKLRVLDGLTFGAAVGPGLTNAIGTPPVRAVGMVGWTPLPKPAPERAQTAAVAGDKDDDGINDDIDACPDVKGDPSPDRAKDGCPPADRDGDTVLDIDDACPTTPGARSADATQNGCPEDSDDDGFHDGIDACPTVRGGASDDPKKVGCPGDADGDGIADASDACPKVKGPANRDPKQNGCPDDPDGDGVRGAADACPNERGPSDPDPRQNGCPRFVRVNTDEIKTSKPVQFVVYGKTRTETVDPISDEILYEVRDAIQQSPDIELIEVQGHTDDNGTEEYNLRLSQQRADAVLSWLVAAGVPREKLVAKGYGFEQPLGDNRVKTGRQKNRRVQFVIVKRKGKP; from the coding sequence ATGAGGCCTTCCTCCGTCGCAGCAGTCGCGTCCACGGCCGTCCTCATGACGCTCGCCGGCGCCTCGCGCGGTCAATCCACCGGCGGGTTCTCCCTCGACCGGTTCGAGCCGGCGCCCGCTGGAGACGCCTTCTTCGGCGTGCCCTCTCCGGCCGCTCCCGGCCACCTCGCGCCGCGCGCGTACGTGATGCTCGATTACGCCCACCGCCCCATCCACACCAGCGGCGACACCCCCGTCGACCTCGTCTCCTCGCAGACGTTCCTCCGCCTCGACGCCTCGCTCGCGCTGTGGGATCGCCTGCTGCTCTCGATCGACGCCCCCCTCGCCGTCGCGCAAGGGGGCGACGATCCAGGCATCCCCGGCGTCGAGTTCACCGAGCTGACGGCCCCCGAGCTCGGCGACCTCCGCTTCGGCGCGCGCCTCCGCGTGCTCGGGAAAGACGCAGGCCCGTTCCAGCTCGGCATCGGCGGCTACCTGTTCGCGCCCACCGGCTCGCCGGCGCAGTACACCGGCGACGCCGAGGCCCGCGGCGCCGTCCACGCGAGCCTCGGCGGGCGCGTCGGCTCGGCGGAGTCGTCGCTCGGCTTCCTGTGGAGCGCGAGCGGCGGCGTCGAGCTCGGTGGCGGCCCCAACCGGCCGCAGCGGCTCACGTTCGGCGGCGCCGCGGGGCTCCTGATCGGCGGCGATCTCCTCCAGCTCGGCGCCGAGGCGTACGGCGGGGCGCCGCTCGGCGAGGAGCTCCTGCTCTCGAGCACGCCGGTGCAGCGCGACCAGGCGAGCGTCAACGCCGAGCTGCTCTTCGGCGCCAAGCTGCGCGTCCTCGACGGCCTCACGTTCGGCGCCGCGGTCGGGCCGGGCCTGACGAACGCCATCGGCACACCGCCGGTCCGCGCGGTCGGCATGGTCGGCTGGACGCCGCTGCCGAAGCCGGCCCCGGAGCGCGCTCAGACCGCCGCCGTCGCGGGCGACAAGGACGACGACGGCATCAACGACGACATCGACGCCTGCCCCGACGTGAAGGGCGATCCGTCGCCCGATCGCGCGAAGGACGGATGTCCTCCGGCGGATCGCGACGGGGACACGGTGCTCGACATCGACGACGCGTGCCCGACCACCCCGGGCGCCCGCAGCGCCGACGCCACGCAGAACGGCTGCCCCGAAGACTCGGACGACGATGGCTTCCACGACGGCATCGACGCCTGCCCCACCGTGCGCGGCGGGGCGAGCGACGACCCGAAGAAGGTCGGCTGCCCTGGCGACGCGGACGGCGATGGCATCGCCGACGCCTCGGACGCCTGCCCCAAGGTCAAGGGACCGGCGAACCGGGACCCGAAGCAGAACGGCTGCCCCGACGATCCGGATGGAGACGGCGTCCGCGGCGCCGCGGACGCCTGCCCGAACGAGCGGGGGCCCTCCGACCCCGATCCACGACAGAACGGCTGCCCCAGGTTCGTTCGCGTCAACACCGACGAGATCAAGACGTCCAAGCCGGTGCAGTTCGTCGTCTACGGCAAGACGCGCACGGAGACGGTCGATCCCATCTCCGACGAGATCCTGTACGAGGTGCGCGACGCCATCCAGCAGAGCCCGGACATCGAGCTCATCGAGGTGCAAGGCCACACCGACGACAACGGGACCGAGGAGTACAACCTCCGCCTGTCGCAGCAGCGCGCGGACGCGGTCCTCTCGTGGCTCGTGGCCGCCGGGGTGCCCCGGGAGAAGCTCGTCGCCAAGGGCTACGGCTTCGAGCAGCCGCTCGGGGACAACCGCGTCAAGACAGGGCGCCAGAAGAACCGCCGCGTGCAGTTCGTGATCGTCAAGCGCAAGGGAAAGCCCTAG
- a CDS encoding PP2C family protein-serine/threonine phosphatase yields the protein MNPPLHIEAAGESDVGHQREHNEDSFAVDLDLGLFVVADGIGGAAGGEVASRMAVDIVRSYCKDGEGEITQPTGYDEEVTPLELRLVSSIWRANERIFEVGQRDPLCYGMGTTFAGVYVDGSSACIAHVGDSRVYRYRKHRLERLTEDHSLWNEHLHSGEQLPDDVDPLLARNVVTRALGMGKTVDVATRVERPEAGDLLLICSDGLSGPVSEPEIAELLAQESDLAATARSLIDRANQHGGPDNVTCVLVRWNAGG from the coding sequence GTGAACCCCCCGCTCCATATCGAAGCCGCCGGTGAAAGCGACGTTGGCCACCAGCGCGAGCACAACGAGGACAGCTTCGCGGTCGATCTGGATCTCGGCCTCTTCGTCGTCGCGGACGGCATCGGCGGCGCCGCCGGTGGGGAGGTCGCGTCGCGGATGGCGGTCGACATCGTGCGCTCGTACTGCAAGGACGGCGAGGGCGAGATCACCCAGCCGACGGGGTACGACGAGGAGGTGACGCCCCTCGAGCTGCGCCTGGTCTCGTCCATCTGGCGCGCCAACGAGCGCATCTTCGAGGTCGGGCAGCGCGACCCGCTCTGCTACGGCATGGGGACGACGTTCGCGGGCGTCTACGTCGACGGGAGCTCGGCGTGCATCGCGCACGTCGGCGACAGCCGCGTCTACCGCTACCGAAAGCACAGGCTGGAGCGGCTGACCGAGGATCACTCGCTCTGGAACGAGCACCTGCACAGCGGCGAGCAGCTGCCGGACGATGTGGATCCTCTGCTCGCCCGCAACGTCGTGACGCGCGCGCTCGGGATGGGGAAGACCGTCGACGTGGCCACGCGCGTCGAGCGGCCCGAGGCCGGAGATCTGCTGCTGATCTGCTCCGACGGGCTCTCCGGCCCGGTCTCCGAGCCGGAGATCGCCGAGCTGCTCGCGCAGGAGAGCGACCTCGCCGCGACGGCGCGGTCCCTCATCGACCGCGCCAACCAGCACGGCGGCCCCGACAACGTCACGTGCGTGCTCGTGCGGTGGAACGCCGGCGGCTGA
- a CDS encoding EfeM/EfeO family lipoprotein has translation MHIPARLRSGLAIAAAALSLPACGSDNETLLTDAEYEQQAVSDVKTFIQGNIDQFAAATAALQAAAPAPDADGWSATSDKEAVDAMKAEWKKARQAYESIEGAIAVVFPDLDYSTDARYDAFIEVEADDDLFDGEGVTGVHAIERILWADAIPEPVLAFESELDNYSEAAFPATEAEAASFKDELCARLAADAAKMQSDFRSLALDAPSAYRGVIASIAEQVEKTSKAATGEEESRYAQYTLADMRANVAAGVATYEAFQPWILTKGAEGAEVDKAVLDGFERLSSAYDAIEGDALPPLPEGWSEAEPTDEQLATPFGRLFSLVEHESDDATPGTLASDMTRSADLLRLKTLP, from the coding sequence ATGCACATCCCCGCCCGCTTGCGGTCCGGTCTGGCCATCGCCGCCGCCGCCCTCTCGCTTCCTGCGTGTGGAAGCGACAACGAGACGCTGCTCACCGACGCGGAGTACGAGCAGCAGGCCGTGTCCGACGTGAAGACCTTCATCCAGGGCAACATCGACCAGTTCGCCGCCGCCACGGCTGCGCTTCAGGCGGCCGCGCCCGCGCCAGATGCCGACGGGTGGAGCGCGACGAGCGACAAGGAGGCCGTCGATGCCATGAAGGCCGAGTGGAAGAAGGCACGGCAAGCCTACGAGAGCATCGAAGGAGCCATCGCGGTCGTCTTTCCGGATCTCGACTACTCGACGGATGCCCGCTACGACGCGTTCATCGAGGTCGAGGCCGACGACGACCTCTTCGACGGTGAGGGGGTGACCGGCGTGCACGCCATCGAGCGCATCCTCTGGGCCGACGCGATCCCGGAGCCCGTCCTCGCCTTCGAGTCCGAGCTCGACAACTACAGCGAGGCCGCCTTCCCTGCCACCGAGGCCGAGGCCGCCTCGTTCAAGGACGAGCTCTGCGCGCGCCTCGCGGCCGACGCGGCGAAGATGCAATCGGATTTCCGCTCGCTGGCGCTCGACGCGCCGTCGGCCTACCGCGGGGTCATCGCCTCGATCGCGGAGCAGGTGGAGAAGACAAGCAAGGCGGCGACCGGAGAGGAGGAGTCGCGCTACGCGCAGTACACGCTCGCCGACATGCGCGCGAACGTCGCGGCCGGCGTGGCGACCTACGAGGCCTTCCAGCCGTGGATCCTGACCAAGGGCGCCGAAGGCGCGGAGGTCGACAAGGCGGTGCTCGACGGCTTCGAGCGGCTGTCGAGCGCGTACGACGCGATCGAAGGCGACGCGCTGCCGCCGCTTCCGGAGGGGTGGAGCGAGGCGGAGCCGACCGACGAGCAGCTCGCGACGCCGTTCGGGAGGCTGTTCTCGCTCGTGGAGCACGAGAGCGACGACGCGACCCCGGGCACGCTCGCCAGCGACATGACGAGGTCCGCCGATCTGCTCCGGCTCAAGACGCTCCCGTAG
- a CDS encoding di-heme oxidoredictase family protein produces MSRFALFLALPLVFNMGCGSEPAPDDPLAGIELIGDDLTDVPLHDASAEQVARFKDGDALFDFVFRERDGLGPLYIRAACAGCHDGASRGPGAVQKMALVEDDGVTPAADQGGLPYGHTLRPYAVGGATTLSEPESEATIKVSKRLGPPVFGRGYMEAVDDAEIERVAAEQAARGDAIHGRINRVVFHSKKSGDESFSAFVEGDENLIGRFGFKARVATLDDFTADAYQGDMGITSPLRPDELPNPDGLTDDAKPGEDVVIDTVNAVADYMRLLEIPRRAPADARGQALFVEADCAACHVPSLRTRADYPIAQLADIDAPVYTDFLLHDLGPDLADGLADESASSVAWRTAPLIGVRHSTAYLHDGRARTIEQAILLHDGPGSEAAASVAAFRALSYEDRGALIDFVRSL; encoded by the coding sequence ATGTCACGATTTGCCCTGTTTCTCGCGCTCCCGCTGGTCTTCAACATGGGTTGCGGTTCGGAGCCCGCCCCCGACGATCCTCTGGCTGGCATCGAGCTGATCGGCGATGACCTCACCGACGTCCCGCTGCACGACGCTTCTGCGGAGCAGGTGGCTCGGTTCAAGGACGGCGACGCGCTCTTCGATTTCGTCTTTCGCGAGCGCGACGGCCTCGGGCCGCTCTACATCCGCGCGGCGTGCGCCGGCTGCCACGACGGCGCCTCGCGCGGCCCGGGCGCGGTCCAGAAGATGGCGCTCGTCGAGGACGACGGCGTGACGCCGGCGGCGGATCAGGGGGGGCTCCCCTACGGCCACACGTTGCGGCCCTACGCCGTCGGGGGGGCGACGACGCTCTCGGAGCCCGAGAGCGAGGCGACGATCAAGGTCTCGAAGCGCCTCGGCCCGCCGGTGTTCGGGCGCGGCTACATGGAGGCGGTCGACGACGCCGAGATCGAGCGGGTCGCGGCCGAGCAGGCCGCGCGCGGCGACGCCATCCACGGGCGCATCAACCGCGTGGTGTTCCACTCGAAGAAGAGCGGGGACGAGTCGTTCAGCGCCTTCGTCGAGGGCGACGAGAACCTCATCGGCCGCTTCGGGTTCAAGGCGCGCGTCGCCACGCTCGACGACTTCACGGCCGACGCCTACCAGGGCGACATGGGCATCACCTCGCCGCTCCGGCCGGACGAGCTGCCGAACCCGGACGGGCTCACGGACGACGCCAAGCCGGGCGAGGACGTGGTCATCGACACGGTGAACGCCGTCGCCGACTACATGCGCTTGCTCGAGATCCCGAGGCGCGCGCCCGCCGACGCGCGCGGCCAGGCGCTCTTCGTCGAGGCCGACTGCGCCGCTTGCCATGTCCCCTCGCTGAGGACGCGCGCCGATTACCCGATCGCGCAGCTCGCGGACATCGACGCTCCCGTCTACACGGATTTCCTCCTGCACGACCTCGGCCCCGATCTCGCCGACGGGCTGGCCGACGAGTCGGCCAGCTCCGTCGCCTGGCGGACGGCGCCGCTCATCGGCGTGCGCCACAGCACCGCGTACCTCCACGACGGCCGCGCCAGGACCATCGAGCAGGCCATCTTGCTCCACGACGGCCCCGGCTCGGAGGCCGCGGCTTCGGTCGCCGCGTTCCGCGCGCTCTCCTACGAGGATCGCGGGGCGCTCATCGACTTCGTGCGCTCGCTCTGA
- a CDS encoding PGRS family protein, with amino-acid sequence MGFIPVAMALSGCFEEPADIIGIGDIEDEVSDEACTPSKHAKVPSDCGVWVSSTLGHDSNAGTSTAPLKTISKALQLSPDRGRRIYICAQTFDEAVIVPGGHALFGGLDCDNGWRWTGDKQKTTLTAPEGETPLSFDNGDGVAVIEDLHVIARSIPATHTELAGRSAIAANSSGVPVDFTRCILEAGDGAPGASDGAFVDGAAEKGMIGNFGNAACSATTVSGGLPVNNSCGTPDDRSDDSRGGTGGTGGLASGGDGTSGVPTTVMNGGKGETSTRRCTAGQDGADGVDGSPGAGATGFGDLFLDGYTGPLAGDGAPGARGQGGGGGGGAKGGTGAQMCPFEASAAGAGGGSGGAGGCGGLGGRGGGAGGVSIALFVGSAVVDLNDVVLKTGRGGNGGAGGEGQAGGEGGDHGAAGTRGEATGLNAACPGGRGGRGGHGGRGGGGLGGHSIAVAYVGFKPSLTNTTIEIGEAGIGGRGASRTYDGADGVAAEIYDIEEQFRQ; translated from the coding sequence GTGGGGTTCATTCCGGTCGCGATGGCGCTGAGCGGCTGCTTCGAGGAGCCAGCAGATATCATCGGGATCGGAGACATCGAAGACGAGGTGTCCGACGAGGCCTGCACTCCGAGCAAGCACGCGAAGGTCCCCTCGGACTGCGGGGTGTGGGTCTCGAGCACCCTGGGGCACGACAGCAACGCGGGGACCTCGACGGCGCCCCTGAAGACGATCTCGAAGGCGCTCCAGCTCTCCCCGGACAGGGGAAGGCGCATCTATATATGCGCCCAGACGTTCGATGAGGCGGTGATCGTGCCGGGAGGACACGCGCTCTTCGGCGGGCTCGACTGCGACAACGGCTGGCGCTGGACAGGCGACAAGCAGAAGACCACCCTCACCGCTCCCGAGGGCGAGACGCCGCTCTCGTTCGACAATGGCGACGGCGTGGCGGTGATCGAGGATCTCCACGTGATCGCGCGCTCGATCCCGGCGACCCACACCGAGCTGGCAGGCAGATCGGCGATCGCCGCGAACAGCTCCGGGGTCCCTGTCGATTTCACGCGGTGCATCCTCGAGGCGGGCGACGGGGCGCCGGGGGCGAGCGATGGGGCGTTCGTGGACGGCGCTGCCGAGAAGGGGATGATCGGCAACTTCGGCAACGCCGCGTGCTCGGCCACGACGGTCTCCGGCGGACTCCCCGTGAACAACAGCTGCGGTACGCCCGACGATCGGTCGGACGACTCGCGCGGCGGCACGGGCGGGACGGGTGGCTTGGCGTCCGGGGGTGATGGAACCAGCGGGGTTCCGACCACTGTGATGAACGGCGGCAAGGGCGAGACCAGCACCCGGCGCTGCACCGCGGGGCAGGATGGCGCGGACGGGGTCGACGGGAGTCCGGGCGCCGGTGCGACGGGCTTCGGTGATCTGTTCCTGGATGGGTATACCGGTCCGCTCGCCGGCGACGGAGCGCCGGGCGCGCGGGGCCAGGGCGGCGGAGGAGGCGGCGGCGCGAAGGGCGGCACCGGCGCGCAGATGTGTCCATTCGAGGCCTCTGCGGCCGGCGCCGGCGGCGGCTCCGGGGGCGCGGGCGGGTGCGGGGGGCTCGGCGGCCGCGGCGGAGGCGCCGGCGGGGTGAGCATCGCCCTCTTCGTGGGGAGCGCGGTCGTCGACTTGAACGACGTGGTCCTGAAGACCGGTCGCGGCGGCAATGGCGGCGCCGGGGGTGAGGGCCAGGCGGGCGGCGAGGGCGGCGACCACGGGGCAGCCGGGACCCGAGGCGAGGCCACGGGGCTGAACGCCGCCTGCCCCGGCGGTCGTGGTGGCCGGGGCGGTCATGGCGGCCGCGGCGGCGGCGGGCTCGGCGGCCACTCGATCGCCGTCGCGTACGTGGGCTTCAAGCCTTCGCTCACGAACACGACCATCGAGATCGGTGAGGCCGGGATCGGAGGGCGCGGGGCCAGCCGGACGTATGACGGCGCCGACGGCGTGGCGGCGGAGATCTACGATATCGAGGAGCAATTCAGGCAGTAA